In the genome of Nycticebus coucang isolate mNycCou1 chromosome 12, mNycCou1.pri, whole genome shotgun sequence, one region contains:
- the LOC128561239 gene encoding apoptosis-associated speck-like protein containing a CARD yields MGCARDAILEALENLTADELKKFKLKLRSVQLRDGYRHIPRGTLAPLDAVDLTDKLVSFYLEGYGAELTEIVLRDMGMQEMADQLHEGTLKGLGAAPAGSKALSQITAKPALHFVDQYRALLISRVTDVDGVLDALHGEVLNEEQYQAVRAEPTNPMRMRKLFSFAPAWNLTCKDLLLQALRDTQPYLVDDLEKS; encoded by the exons ATGGGGTGCGCGCGAGACGCCATCCTGGAGGCGCTGGAGAACCTGACCGCCGACGAGCTCAAGAAGTTCAAGCTGAAGCTACGGTCAGTACAGCTGCGCGATGGCTACAGGCACATCCCTCGCGGGACGCTGGCGCCCCTGGACGCCGTGGACCTCACCGACAAGCTCGTCAGCTTCTATCTGGAGGGGTATGGAGCAGAGCTTACAGAGATCGTGCTTCGGGACATGGGCATGCAAGAGATGGCTGACCAGCTCCATGAGGGGACACTCAAGG GCCTTGGAGCTGCACCAGCTGGGAGCAAGGCCCTTTCTCAGATAACAGCCAAACCAG CACTGCACTTTGTGGACCAGTACCGGGCACTGCTCATCTCACGCGTTACAGACGTTGATGGGGTGCTGGATGCGCTGCATGGGGAGGTCCTGAATGAGGAGCAGTACCAGGCAGTGCGGGCCGAGCCCACCAATCCAATGAGGATGAGGAAGCTCTTCAGCTTTGCTCCAGCCTGGAACCTGACCTGCAAAGACTTGCTCCTCCAGGCCCTAAGGGATACACAGCCCTACCTGGTGGATGACCTGGAGAAGAGCTGA
- the TRIM72 gene encoding tripartite motif-containing protein 72 codes for MSAAPGLLHQELSCPLCLQLFNAPVTAECGHSFCRACLGRVAGGPAEDGTVPCPCCQAPTRPQALSTNLQLARLVEGLAQVPQGHCEEHLDPLSIYCEQDRVLVCGVCASLGSHRGHRLLPAAEAHARLKTQLPQQKLQLQEACMRKEKSVAVLEHQLVEVEETVRQFRGAIGEQLGKMRVFLAALEGSLDREAERVRNEAGVALRRELGGLNSYLEQLRQMEKVLEEVADKSQTEFLMKYCLVTSRLQKILAESPPPARLDIQLPVISDDFKFQVWRKMFRALMPALEELTLDPSSAHPTLVLSASGRRVECSEQKAPPAGEDPRQFDKAVAVVAHQLLSQGEHYWEVEVGDKPRWALGVIAAEASRRGRLHAVPSQGLWLLGLRDGKTLEAHVEAKEPRALRTPERRPSRIGLYLSFGDGVLSFYDASDPDALVLLFAFRERLPGPVYPFFDVCWHDKGKNAQPLLLVGPDAEEA; via the exons ATGTCGGCTGCACCCGGCCTCCTGCACCAGGAATTGTCCTGCCCCTTGTGTCTGCAGCTGTTCAATGCGCCTGTGACGGCTGAGTGTGGCCACAGTTTCTGCCGTGCCTGCCTTGGCCGCGTGGCAGGGGGACCAGCAGAGGATGGCACTGTGCCCTGTCCCTGCTGTCAGGCACCCACGCGGCCGCAGGCACTCAGCACCAACCTACAGCTGGCGCGTCTGGTGGAGGGGCTGGCGCAAGTGCCGCAGGGCCACTGCGAGGAGCACCTAGACCCGTTGAGCATCTACTGTGAGCAGGACCGTGTGCTAGTGTGCGGTGTGTGTGCCTCGCTTGGTTCGCACCGTGGCCACCGACTGCTGCCGGCCGCCGAGGCCCACGCGCGCCTTAAG ACACAACTGCCTCAGCAGAAGCTGCAGCTGCAGGAGGCGTGCATGCGCAAGGAGAAGAGCGTGGCAGTGCTGGAGCATCAGCTTgtggaggtggag GAGACAGTACGTCAGTTCCGGGGGGCTATAGGGGAGCAGCTGGGCAAGATGCGGGTGTTTCTGGCTGCACTGGAGGGCTCTTTGGATCGTGAGGCAGAACGCGTGCGGAATGAGGCAGGGGTTGCCTTGCGGCGGGAGTTGGGGGGCCTAAACTCTTATCTGGAGCAGCTGCGGCAGATGGAAAAGGTGTTGGAAGAGGTAGCTGACAAGTCACAGACTGAATTCCTCATG aaaTATTGCCTGGTGACCAGCAG GCTGCAGAAGATCCTGGCCGAGTCACCACCGCCTGCCCGTCTGGATATCCAACTGCCTGTTATCTCAGATGACTTCAAATTCCAGGTGTGGAGGAAGATGTTCCGGGCTCTGATGCCAG CGCTGGAGGAGCTGACTTTGGACCCGAGCTCAGCGCACCCGACCCTGGTCCTTTCTGCCTCCGGCCGCCGCGTGGAGTGCTCGGAGCAGAAGGCGCCGCCGGCCGGAGAGGACCCGCGCCAGTTTGACAAGGCAGTGGCAGTGGTGGCGCACCAGCTGCTCTCCCAAGGCGAGCActactgggaggtggaggtgggcgACAAGCCGCGTTGGGCGCTTGGAGTGATCGCGGCCGAGGCCTCCCGCCGCGGCCGGCTGCACGCGGTGCCCTCACAGGGGCTCTGGCTGCTCGGCCTGCGCGACGGTAAGACCCTGGAGGCGCACGTCGAGGCCAAGGAACCGCGCGCACTCCGCACCCCGGAAAGGCGGCCGTCACGCATCGGCCTCTACCTAAGCTTCGGCGACGGAGTGCTCTCTTTCTACGACGCCAGCGACCCTGACGCGCTAGTGCTGCTCTTTGCCTTTCGTGAGCGCCTGCCTGGTCCGGTGTACCCCTTTTTCGACGTGTGCTGGCACGATAAGGGCAAGAACGCTCAGCCTCTGCTGCTCGTGGGGCCTGATGCCGAGGAGGCCTGA